One stretch of Spiroplasma mirum ATCC 29335 DNA includes these proteins:
- a CDS encoding Cof-type HAD-IIB family hydrolase — protein sequence MKLQHLNKKRLILIDLDGTTLMDDGISIHPKTIEVLKKATNDGHHICIITGRPHRASIRFYQELGLTTLLTNFDGGHIHDPLKRDFKRIVFSISYDVIMDIINNPQIKNSLDNILIEHYDKAICWKKDKAVENYFHLDDVADNEYFITDPFDNWKGPASNMALYLKNDNDKYQVLRMFDNYKNSVRINIGKKLNSNTIMLNINNKLVSKGFTARILAQYYNVDIRDVIAFGDEMNDREMLQTVGYGIAMKNGNDNLKALARGITYLTNNEGGVGDYLEKLLNGEEV from the coding sequence ATGAAATTACAACACTTAAATAAAAAACGCTTAATTTTAATTGATTTAGACGGAACAACCTTAATGGATGATGGCATATCAATTCATCCCAAAACAATTGAAGTATTAAAAAAGGCAACTAATGATGGACACCATATTTGTATTATTACTGGGCGCCCGCACCGGGCTAGTATCCGATTTTACCAAGAATTAGGGCTAACAACCTTATTGACTAATTTTGACGGAGGACATATACATGATCCGTTAAAACGGGATTTTAAACGAATTGTTTTTTCAATTTCATATGATGTAATTATGGATATTATTAATAATCCCCAAATTAAAAATTCATTAGATAACATTTTGATTGAACATTATGACAAAGCAATTTGTTGAAAAAAAGATAAAGCAGTCGAAAACTACTTCCATTTAGATGATGTGGCTGATAATGAATACTTCATCACGGACCCCTTTGATAATTGAAAAGGACCGGCTAGTAATATGGCCTTGTATCTAAAAAATGATAATGATAAATACCAAGTTTTAAGAATGTTTGATAATTATAAAAACTCAGTTCGGATTAATATTGGGAAAAAACTAAACAGCAATACTATTATGTTAAACATTAATAATAAATTAGTTTCCAAGGGTTTTACGGCTAGAATTTTAGCCCAATATTATAATGTTGACATCCGCGATGTCATTGCTTTTGGGGATGAAATGAATGACCGTGAAATGCTACAAACAGTTGGTTATGGAATTGCAATGAAAAATGGTAATGATAACTTAAAAGCACTCGCCCGCGGAATTACTTATTTAACAAATAATGAGGGTGGGGTTGGTGATTATCTTGAAAAACTTTTAAATGGTGAAGAAGTATAA
- a CDS encoding fructose-bisphosphatase class II → MKTNSLLFLRAVELAVIASYELVGKQDKNNLDKKAVDIINLLLTNHNAKAKIAIGEGELDEAPMLYQGQTFTNNHPITIDIAVDPIEGTSPASKNEEGSISCIAIAKNDSMLQIPEMYMEKLFIAKKDEGNIDFTKDIKWNLDNLLKIKKTLKVIILDKPRHQEIIQYMEANKIEVIRIKEGDVLGAIDVVLGRADLLYGIGGAPEGILMASLAIATNHIMFNRLVPYQQIWPSEKETAERMKIEAKGMQLKKLNYDLILRENDLVKDNNTMFFAASLTGGSLLKPLIVENNEFIVNSFIGYNNIYHQIVSRYPIVKDIKYLLTEYSFCK, encoded by the coding sequence ATGAAAACCAATAGTTTACTTTTTTTAAGAGCAGTTGAATTAGCAGTGATTGCTTCTTATGAATTAGTTGGAAAGCAAGATAAAAATAATCTGGATAAGAAGGCCGTCGATATTATTAATTTATTATTAACTAACCATAATGCCAAAGCTAAAATTGCTATTGGGGAAGGCGAGTTAGACGAAGCACCAATGCTTTATCAAGGGCAAACTTTTACTAATAACCATCCGATTACAATTGATATTGCAGTTGATCCCATTGAAGGAACTTCTCCCGCTAGTAAAAATGAAGAGGGCTCAATTTCTTGTATTGCTATCGCTAAAAACGATTCAATGTTACAAATTCCGGAAATGTATATGGAAAAATTATTTATTGCCAAAAAAGATGAGGGGAATATTGATTTTACAAAAGATATTAAGTGAAATTTAGATAATTTATTAAAAATTAAGAAAACTTTAAAAGTTATTATTTTAGATAAGCCTCGCCATCAAGAAATTATTCAATATATGGAAGCAAATAAAATAGAAGTTATTCGTATTAAAGAAGGGGACGTCTTAGGAGCCATTGATGTTGTTTTAGGGCGCGCAGATTTATTATATGGGATTGGTGGTGCGCCCGAGGGAATCTTAATGGCTTCTTTGGCAATTGCTACTAATCATATTATGTTTAATCGGTTAGTACCATATCAACAAATTTGACCATCTGAGAAGGAAACTGCTGAAAGAATGAAAATTGAAGCGAAGGGTATGCAACTAAAAAAATTAAATTATGACTTAATTTTACGAGAAAATGATTTAGTTAAAGATAATAACACAATGTTCTTTGCAGCTAGTTTAACCGGGGGGTCATTATTAAAACCATTAATAGTTGAAAATAATGAATTTATTGTTAATTCATTTATTGGGTATAATAATATTTATCATCAGATTGTGTCAAGATATCCAATTGTTAAGGATATTAAATACTTATTAACTGAATATAGTTTTTGCAAATAA
- a CDS encoding YitT family protein, with amino-acid sequence MNYYSKQKNYLKKTQNKVYIYFVLASLICTIAFDYFLTPSKVLPPGLGAVGKIFVQYIFPPLNDSNINNANLMYYVFYIVNNIPLIIFSSIIVGRRFIINTLIFMVCQTAFHIIINGNWGLSWNPCYQFNRLPFFTKSKWYW; translated from the coding sequence ATTAATTATTACTCAAAGCAAAAAAACTATCTTAAAAAAACTCAAAATAAAGTTTATATCTATTTTGTTTTAGCTAGTTTAATTTGTACGATTGCTTTTGATTATTTCTTAACTCCTTCAAAAGTTCTTCCACCGGGGTTGGGAGCGGTCGGGAAAATCTTTGTCCAATATATTTTCCCTCCATTAAATGATTCAAATATTAATAATGCTAACTTAATGTATTATGTTTTTTACATTGTTAATAATATCCCTTTAATTATTTTTAGTTCAATAATTGTTGGTCGGAGATTTATCATAAATACATTAATTTTTATGGTTTGTCAAACGGCTTTCCATATTATTATTAACGGGAATTGGGGATTATCATGGAATCCCTGTTATCAATTCAACAGACTTCCATTTTTTACAAAATCTAAATGATATTGATAA